A window of the Polaribacter sp. HaHaR_3_91 genome harbors these coding sequences:
- a CDS encoding LemA family protein — MKKWLIPVIVILVVVFGVYNWGKNFNNEAVVLQEDAKTTWSNVESSYQRRNDLIGNLIKTVQGAADFERTTLTEVIEARAKATSVNINAGDLTADNMAQFQQAQSGLTGALSKLLVSVERYPELKANQNFLELQSQLEGTENRINVARDRFNEGVNNYNKHIKVFPNSVLAGMFNFDEMDRYKADAGSENAPDVNFDFNNKKE, encoded by the coding sequence ATGAAAAAATGGTTAATACCAGTAATAGTAATCCTTGTTGTTGTTTTCGGAGTATACAATTGGGGTAAAAACTTTAATAATGAAGCTGTTGTTTTACAAGAAGATGCAAAAACAACTTGGTCTAATGTAGAGAGCTCTTACCAACGTAGAAATGATTTAATTGGTAATCTTATTAAAACAGTACAAGGAGCAGCAGATTTTGAAAGAACTACTTTAACAGAAGTGATTGAAGCAAGAGCAAAAGCTACCTCTGTAAATATAAATGCAGGAGATTTAACAGCAGATAATATGGCGCAATTTCAACAAGCGCAATCTGGCTTAACAGGTGCGTTATCAAAATTATTAGTTTCAGTAGAGCGTTATCCAGAATTAAAAGCGAATCAAAACTTTTTAGAATTACAAAGTCAATTAGAAGGTACAGAGAACAGAATTAATGTTGCTAGAGATCGTTTTAATGAAGGTGTAAATAATTATAACAAACACATCAAAGTATTTCCAAATTCTGTGTTAGCAGGAATGTTTAATTTTGATGAAATGGATCGTTATAAAGCAGATGCAGGATCTGAAAATGCACCAGATGTAAACTTTGATTTTAATAATAAAAAAGAATAA
- a CDS encoding YgcG family protein yields MIYSKQYSVSSIQLAVFFRKITFFIAFLFTLSVFSQGYQIPEIPEFQTSVYDYTSLLTESQKTSLESKLVRYSDTTSTQIVVAIIPSTEGENINYLAANWGEKWGIGDAKKDNGVLMLLALNDRRIAIQAGKGTEHLLTDFQAKRIIERVIIPEFKRGDYYSGLDKGSDYIFRTLNGEFKGSRQKDAEGFDPGIIIFIIIVFIIFILISRGNKNNGSGGRGFRSGSIAGAILETIILSNAGRGSGSFGGGFGSSSGGGSFGGGGFGGGFGGGSFGGGGASGGW; encoded by the coding sequence ATGATATACAGTAAACAGTATTCAGTAAGTAGTATTCAGTTAGCAGTATTTTTTAGAAAAATTACTTTTTTTATTGCGTTTTTATTCACGTTAAGTGTTTTTTCTCAAGGGTATCAAATCCCAGAAATTCCAGAGTTTCAAACCAGTGTATATGATTATACTAGTTTATTAACTGAGAGTCAAAAAACAAGTTTAGAAAGTAAATTGGTTCGTTATTCAGATACCACTTCTACTCAAATTGTAGTAGCTATTATTCCATCCACCGAAGGTGAAAATATTAATTATTTAGCAGCTAATTGGGGAGAGAAATGGGGAATAGGTGATGCAAAAAAAGACAATGGTGTTTTAATGTTGTTGGCATTAAACGACAGAAGAATTGCTATTCAAGCTGGTAAAGGTACAGAGCATCTTTTAACCGATTTTCAGGCAAAGAGAATTATTGAAAGAGTTATTATTCCCGAGTTTAAAAGAGGAGATTATTATAGCGGTTTAGACAAAGGGTCTGATTATATTTTTAGAACCTTAAACGGAGAGTTTAAAGGAAGTAGGCAAAAAGATGCAGAAGGTTTTGATCCTGGGATTATTATTTTTATCATTATAGTATTCATCATTTTTATTTTAATTTCTAGAGGAAATAAAAATAATGGTAGTGGTGGTAGAGGTTTTAGAAGCGGATCTATTGCAGGCGCTATTTTAGAAACTATTATTTTAAGTAACGCCGGTAGAGGTAGCGGAAGTTTTGGCGGTGGTTTTGGAAGTTCATCTGGAGGCGGAAGCTTCGGTGGAGGAGGCTTTGGAGGCGGTTTCGGCGGAGGTAGTTTTGGTGGAGGTGGCGCTTCTGGTGGCTGGTAA
- a CDS encoding DUF423 domain-containing protein, which produces MDKIALISGAFFGMSAVIFGAFGAHLLKKKLNTDQLQSFETGVKYQMYHAIVLLVLGFQLNHKITIDNYIVYSFIIGIILFSFSIYGLVISSANNKKLKFLGPITPLGGLCLVLGWGLLIYKFAIQ; this is translated from the coding sequence ATGGATAAAATAGCATTAATTTCTGGAGCATTTTTTGGAATGTCAGCCGTAATTTTTGGTGCTTTTGGTGCGCACCTTTTAAAGAAAAAACTAAACACAGACCAATTACAAAGTTTTGAAACGGGTGTTAAATACCAAATGTATCATGCCATTGTATTACTTGTTTTAGGTTTTCAGTTAAACCACAAAATTACCATTGACAATTACATTGTTTATTCATTTATTATCGGAATCATTTTATTTTCATTTTCTATTTATGGTTTAGTAATTTCTTCTGCCAATAATAAAAAACTAAAATTTTTAGGACCAATTACACCGTTAGGAGGACTATGTTTAGTGTTAGGTTGGGGGTTGTTAATTTATAAGTTTGCTATTCAATAA
- a CDS encoding TPM domain-containing protein, producing MSKVEAFLSPEEEQEIISAIRVAEKETSGEIRVHIEATTEKNHDERALEVFHLLKMNNTKDDNAVLIYVAVKDKKFVIYGDKGINKVVPKDFWDTTKDVMQNHFKQGAFKQGIVDGILKAGKELQSHFPWQIDDVDELSNEISKG from the coding sequence ATGTCTAAAGTAGAAGCGTTTCTGTCTCCAGAAGAAGAACAAGAAATTATTTCTGCTATAAGAGTTGCAGAGAAAGAAACTTCTGGCGAAATACGAGTGCATATTGAGGCTACCACAGAGAAGAATCATGATGAACGAGCGTTAGAAGTTTTTCATTTGCTAAAAATGAACAACACTAAAGATGATAATGCAGTGTTGATCTACGTTGCTGTAAAAGACAAGAAATTTGTTATTTATGGTGATAAAGGAATTAACAAAGTAGTACCAAAAGATTTTTGGGATACGACTAAAGATGTAATGCAAAATCATTTTAAACAAGGTGCTTTTAAACAAGGAATTGTAGACGGAATTTTAAAGGCAGGAAAAGAATTGCAATCACACTTTCCTTGGCAAATTGATGATGTAGATGAACTTTCTAATGAGATTTCTAAAGGATGA
- a CDS encoding MerR family transcriptional regulator encodes MHVDLPEKRYYKIGEVAKAFDVNTSLVRFWEKEFDIIKPKKNAKGNRLFTQEDIKNFKLIFNLVKERGFTLDGAKQKLKKNPEGIVHNLEIITRLEGVKAELIKIKNQL; translated from the coding sequence ATGCACGTAGATTTACCCGAGAAAAGATATTATAAAATAGGTGAAGTTGCCAAAGCGTTTGACGTAAATACTTCATTAGTTCGTTTTTGGGAAAAAGAGTTTGATATTATTAAGCCTAAAAAAAATGCTAAAGGAAATCGTTTATTTACACAAGAAGATATTAAAAACTTTAAGTTAATATTTAACCTTGTAAAAGAGCGAGGTTTTACCTTAGATGGAGCTAAACAGAAACTTAAGAAAAATCCAGAAGGAATAGTTCACAACCTTGAAATTATTACTAGATTAGAAGGGGTGAAAGCAGAATTGATTAAAATTAAAAATCAATTGTAA
- a CDS encoding metallophosphoesterase produces the protein MKLLRYSIFFLLFLCISACATIKKQIADNQPSVIKKDSSKIEHTFYLIGDAGNSTLEEDSPALKYLKKHIKSASEESTLLFLGDNVYETGIPDKDSKKYPLAKRRIEAQTNVAKQFKGKSIFIPGNHDWYHGLDGLKREEKLVEKALGKSAFLPNNGCPLEKVKISEDIVLIIVDTHWYVTNWDNQPTINDECEIKTREKFFDEFEGLIKKARGKTTIVALHHPMFTNGSHGGQYSFKSHMSPLPVLGSLKNLIRETSGLSNTDIQNKKYNELRKRIITLSQENDKTIFVSGHDHNLQYIVEDNLPQIISGSGSKTMATKLTGNAKFTYGAQGFAKLDIYEDGSSNVAFYTVKDDKIVYATEVLPANENTNFAPFTNTNITAKKASIYTKEEVEKSGIYRFLWGERYRKYFGTEINAPTVDLDTLFGGLKPVRKGGGHQSKSLRLEDSEGREYVMRALRKNAVQYLQAVAFKDQYIEGQFNNTATEGLLNDVFTGSHPYAPFTIGKLADAVGVYHTNPVLYYIPKQNSLGNFNDEFGGELYMIEERAASGHGDKESFGFADEIISTDDLLKKLSKNEHHILDEKAYIKARLFDMLIGDWDRHQDQWRWAIFKEGEQTIYRPVPRDRDQAFAVFGDGFLLNITTKLIPALRAMQSYKEDIGSPKWFNLSPYPLDMALITTATKNDWDAQVKLITTNLTDAVIEDAFTNFPNEVRDHTVLEIKTKLQVRRKNLQKISDAYFQHLNKFQVIKGTHKDDWFDIERVPNGGTKITGYRIIKGEKGTIFHERTYKKSDTKEIWIYGLDDDDTFVIKGEAKNLIKVRIIGGQNNDVYNILNGKKVKIYDFKSKKNTFITNKGSKKLTDNYETNVYDYTKLKNNQFIISPTIGFNADDGVKLGVSNVYTSFGFERNPFTSQHTLNAAYYFATSGFEFDYSSEFANVIKNWNLGVKARFTSPNFAMNYFGLGNNSKNLNAPHEIKYEEYNRLKIKELSAGTFIQWKGDLDGTIKVGVNFQNFKVEQTPNRFISDTFSSNNAIFNNQQFINTEAGYQFENADNTAFPTMGMKTSLKVGYTSNLKNSNNFGYLIPAISFDYKLISSGKLVLATKVKGHYNFGDSYELYQAASIGGNDGLRAYRNERFTGKNSVYQSTDLRLLLSKVKTSIVPLNIGIYGGFDYGTVWGQQNTTFNNTKFNTSAGGGIFFNAANMLVANVAVFNGDDGVRATVNLGFNF, from the coding sequence ATGAAACTACTTAGATATTCCATATTCTTTTTACTTTTTTTATGCATTTCTGCCTGCGCAACCATAAAAAAACAAATTGCAGACAACCAACCTAGCGTGATTAAAAAGGATAGTTCTAAAATTGAACATACTTTTTATTTAATTGGAGACGCAGGAAACTCAACATTAGAAGAAGATTCACCTGCTTTAAAATATTTAAAAAAGCACATTAAAAGTGCATCAGAAGAATCTACTTTACTTTTTTTAGGTGATAATGTCTATGAAACGGGTATACCTGATAAAGATTCTAAAAAATATCCTTTGGCAAAAAGAAGAATTGAAGCGCAAACAAATGTTGCGAAACAATTTAAAGGAAAATCTATATTTATTCCAGGAAATCACGATTGGTATCATGGTCTAGATGGCTTAAAAAGAGAAGAAAAACTAGTTGAAAAAGCATTAGGAAAATCAGCTTTTTTACCGAATAATGGTTGTCCGTTAGAAAAAGTTAAAATTTCTGAAGACATTGTTTTAATTATTGTTGATACACATTGGTATGTAACAAACTGGGACAATCAGCCCACAATAAATGATGAATGTGAAATTAAAACAAGAGAAAAATTCTTTGATGAATTTGAAGGACTCATCAAAAAAGCAAGGGGAAAAACAACGATTGTGGCTTTACACCACCCAATGTTTACAAACGGTTCTCATGGCGGACAATATTCTTTTAAAAGCCACATGAGTCCACTACCTGTTTTAGGTTCTCTTAAAAATTTAATTAGAGAAACCTCTGGACTTTCAAATACCGATATTCAGAATAAAAAATATAACGAACTAAGAAAGCGTATTATCACACTCTCTCAAGAAAATGATAAAACGATTTTTGTTTCTGGTCACGACCATAACCTACAATATATTGTAGAAGATAATTTACCTCAAATAATAAGTGGTTCTGGTTCTAAAACAATGGCGACCAAATTAACAGGAAATGCAAAATTTACTTATGGAGCGCAAGGTTTTGCCAAGTTAGATATTTATGAAGATGGTTCGTCTAACGTTGCTTTTTATACCGTAAAAGATGATAAAATTGTATACGCCACAGAAGTTTTACCTGCCAATGAAAACACCAACTTTGCTCCGTTTACTAATACTAATATAACAGCAAAAAAAGCATCTATTTACACCAAAGAGGAAGTTGAAAAAAGTGGTATTTATCGTTTTTTATGGGGAGAACGTTATAGAAAATATTTTGGTACAGAAATAAATGCACCTACGGTAGATTTAGACACTCTTTTTGGCGGATTAAAGCCTGTTAGAAAAGGTGGCGGACATCAATCTAAATCATTAAGACTTGAAGACTCAGAAGGTAGAGAATATGTAATGCGTGCCTTACGTAAAAATGCTGTTCAGTATTTACAGGCAGTTGCTTTTAAAGACCAATATATAGAAGGCCAATTTAACAACACTGCTACAGAAGGCTTGTTAAATGATGTTTTTACAGGTTCTCATCCATATGCACCTTTTACTATTGGTAAATTAGCTGATGCAGTTGGTGTTTATCATACAAATCCTGTTTTATATTACATTCCTAAACAAAATAGTTTAGGGAATTTTAATGATGAATTTGGTGGTGAATTATACATGATTGAAGAAAGAGCTGCTTCTGGCCACGGAGACAAAGAAAGTTTTGGGTTTGCAGATGAAATAATTAGTACAGATGATTTATTAAAGAAATTAAGTAAAAATGAACATCATATTTTAGACGAAAAAGCATACATAAAAGCACGTTTATTCGACATGTTAATTGGAGATTGGGACAGACACCAAGACCAATGGAGATGGGCTATTTTTAAAGAAGGTGAACAGACAATTTACAGACCGGTTCCTAGAGATAGAGACCAAGCTTTTGCTGTCTTTGGTGACGGTTTTTTATTAAATATTACCACAAAATTAATACCTGCATTGCGTGCAATGCAATCGTATAAAGAAGATATTGGCAGCCCAAAATGGTTTAATTTATCTCCGTATCCTTTAGACATGGCATTAATTACAACAGCAACTAAAAACGATTGGGATGCACAAGTAAAGTTAATAACCACCAACCTTACAGATGCAGTTATAGAAGATGCTTTTACTAATTTCCCTAACGAAGTAAGAGACCATACTGTTTTAGAAATAAAAACTAAATTACAAGTCAGAAGAAAGAATTTACAAAAAATTTCTGATGCATATTTTCAACATCTAAATAAATTTCAGGTTATAAAAGGTACTCATAAAGATGATTGGTTTGATATTGAAAGAGTCCCTAATGGAGGTACAAAAATAACTGGATACCGAATTATAAAAGGCGAAAAAGGAACCATTTTTCATGAACGAACTTACAAGAAATCTGACACCAAAGAAATCTGGATTTATGGTTTAGATGATGATGACACTTTTGTAATAAAAGGCGAAGCTAAAAACTTAATAAAAGTTAGAATTATTGGCGGTCAAAACAACGATGTTTATAATATTTTAAATGGTAAAAAAGTAAAAATTTATGATTTTAAATCTAAGAAAAACACTTTTATAACAAACAAAGGCAGTAAAAAGTTAACAGATAATTACGAAACGAACGTGTACGATTACACGAAGCTTAAAAACAATCAGTTTATTATATCTCCAACCATTGGTTTTAATGCAGACGACGGTGTAAAATTGGGTGTTTCTAATGTATATACTTCTTTTGGCTTTGAGAGAAACCCATTTACTTCTCAACATACCTTAAATGCTGCCTACTATTTTGCAACTAGTGGTTTTGAATTTGATTATTCTAGCGAGTTTGCAAACGTTATAAAAAATTGGAATCTAGGCGTAAAAGCACGTTTTACAAGTCCTAATTTTGCTATGAATTATTTTGGTTTAGGGAATAACTCTAAAAACCTAAATGCTCCTCATGAAATTAAATACGAAGAATACAACAGGCTTAAAATAAAAGAATTGAGTGCTGGTACTTTTATACAGTGGAAAGGAGATTTAGATGGAACAATAAAAGTAGGTGTAAATTTTCAAAACTTTAAAGTAGAACAAACACCTAACAGGTTTATAAGTGATACTTTCTCATCAAATAATGCCATTTTTAACAATCAACAATTTATAAATACAGAAGCTGGTTATCAGTTTGAAAATGCAGATAATACTGCTTTTCCAACAATGGGAATGAAAACATCCTTAAAAGTAGGATATACTTCTAACCTTAAAAACAGTAACAATTTTGGATATTTAATTCCTGCTATTTCTTTTGATTATAAATTGATTTCTAGCGGAAAACTAGTGCTTGCAACCAAAGTAAAAGGACATTATAATTTTGGAGATTCTTATGAGTTATATCAAGCAGCAAGTATTGGTGGTAATGATGGTTTAAGAGCCTATAGAAACGAACGTTTTACAGGAAAAAATTCAGTGTATCAATCTACAGATCTTCGTTTACTTTTAAGTAAAGTTAAAACAAGTATTGTGCCTCTAAACATTGGTATTTATGGAGGTTTTGATTACGGAACTGTTTGGGGACAACAAAACACCACCTTTAACAATACTAAATTTAACACTTCTGCTGGAGGAGGTATTTTCTTTAACGCAGCAAATATGTTAGTTGCAAATGTGGCTGTATTTAATGGAGATGATGGAGTAAGAGCAACTGTTAATTTAGGATTCAATTTTTAA
- a CDS encoding XdhC family protein, giving the protein MNHELKEIINQAVINQQKGLKNVLATVVHLEGSSYRKPGVRMLISEDLSSVGAVSGGCVEKEIKHRSKSVFSDNKPKVITYDGRYKLGCEGILYVLIEPFFITDVFLTHFSKANSVRETIHIASYFTNENEAFGNFGSVITFHNKKQFTFSEGFNHQYKKDVIIFSQIVQPSFRLIIIGGEHDAVKLCKVAATLGWEIDVITCIKDSKELKDFPGANSVNGDSTETIQFTNIEENTAIVIMNHSYVQDLKYVIKLSEYTPKYIGILGAPNRRERLFNELFEFVPDISDEFLETIYTPAGLHIGAETPEEIAVSIVAEILSVIRKKEPFSLRKLTGKINT; this is encoded by the coding sequence ATGAATCACGAACTTAAAGAAATTATAAATCAGGCGGTCATCAACCAACAAAAAGGGTTGAAAAATGTATTGGCAACCGTAGTACATTTAGAAGGTTCTTCTTATAGAAAACCAGGTGTACGCATGTTAATTTCTGAAGATTTAAGTTCTGTTGGAGCCGTGAGTGGTGGTTGTGTAGAAAAGGAAATTAAACACAGATCTAAAAGTGTTTTTTCTGATAACAAACCAAAAGTAATTACATACGATGGTAGGTATAAGTTAGGCTGCGAAGGTATTTTATATGTTTTAATAGAACCTTTTTTTATTACGGATGTATTTCTCACTCATTTTTCGAAAGCAAATTCAGTTAGAGAAACCATACATATTGCAAGTTACTTTACCAATGAAAATGAAGCTTTTGGAAATTTTGGTTCTGTAATTACTTTTCATAATAAAAAACAATTTACGTTTTCTGAAGGATTTAATCATCAGTATAAAAAAGACGTTATAATCTTCTCTCAAATAGTACAACCTAGTTTTAGGTTGATTATAATTGGAGGCGAACACGATGCTGTTAAACTTTGTAAAGTAGCCGCAACATTAGGTTGGGAAATTGATGTGATAACCTGTATTAAGGATTCTAAAGAATTAAAAGATTTTCCGGGAGCAAATTCGGTAAATGGTGATTCTACAGAAACTATTCAATTTACAAATATTGAAGAAAATACGGCTATTGTAATTATGAATCATAGTTACGTACAAGATTTAAAATATGTTATAAAGCTGTCTGAATATACACCAAAATATATTGGTATTTTAGGCGCTCCAAACAGAAGGGAACGATTGTTTAACGAGCTTTTTGAATTTGTACCAGATATTTCTGATGAATTTTTAGAAACTATTTATACACCTGCAGGTTTACATATTGGTGCAGAAACCCCAGAAGAAATTGCCGTTTCTATTGTCGCGGAAATTCTATCTGTAATTAGAAAAAAAGAGCCTTTTTCTTTAAGAAAATTAACAGGGAAAATTAACACATAA
- a CDS encoding BamA/TamA family outer membrane protein, translating into MKTPYTKQLFLIVLFVFIYGCGIKKHIPEGKRLYTGASIVIKADSTLEKVKELQDDLVTVLSPKPNTRLLGMHLGLYYYYKNQQENPGFLSRWLYKKIGQKPVYQSDINVLENENLLRNKLENYGFFYSTIAPNFKEKKKEAAIVYNLKVPAPYKMATYKIDSMVSPIYNEIKRLTTKSPFQKNKRFDLGSLKLERLRLDTELKNNGYYNFNPDFLLFEADTNQYKSNSKKFDLFLKLKAKVPKKSTVPYQITNINVFPNYNLNDSTAVKSIRFQGKNYHQDSVYFKPKYLDEFITLKEGERFNPSTSKNTARRLSSIGVYKFVNIQYKELKDSITDTIGSLEANIFLSPLTKRAIRAELQAVTKSNNFAGPELSLTYSNRNLFKGGETLNISTNIGYETQITSGTSGLSSLELGLKSELIFPRVITPFNINKDYFDYSTPKTKTSLSATYLNRSQLYTLLSGTGIFGYTWNANKYITYEFNPISINYTRLSNTTDEFQEILDNNSFLQSSFDQQFISGLTFSFIYNEMLNASKKHQFFLQTTLDVAGNSISLFDKKTAETNTFLGLEYAQYAKADIDLRYHYNFGSKKEQTIATRFFAGYGYAYGNSDVIPFVKQYYAGGPYSVRAFNIRSLGPGTYNDETSESTSSFFDKTGNVRLEANLEYRFPIYSILKGAVFADAGNVWNTVSNSDFNDTDGNVRDKFTSNFINELGMGAGFGLRVDVQGFVIRFDLAAPFHDPSLEEGKRWDFRADEPVFNFAIGYSF; encoded by the coding sequence TTGAAAACACCCTATACAAAACAGCTCTTTTTAATAGTACTATTCGTTTTTATTTACGGTTGTGGTATAAAAAAACACATTCCAGAAGGCAAGCGTTTGTATACGGGCGCTAGCATTGTTATTAAAGCCGATTCTACCTTAGAAAAAGTAAAAGAACTACAAGACGATTTGGTTACTGTATTAAGTCCAAAACCCAATACAAGGCTACTAGGAATGCATCTAGGGCTGTATTATTACTATAAAAATCAGCAAGAAAACCCTGGTTTTTTAAGTAGGTGGTTGTATAAAAAAATCGGACAAAAACCAGTCTATCAATCAGACATAAACGTTTTAGAAAATGAAAACCTTTTACGAAACAAACTAGAAAATTATGGGTTTTTCTATAGCACCATTGCTCCTAATTTTAAAGAAAAGAAAAAAGAAGCAGCTATTGTCTATAATTTAAAAGTTCCTGCTCCTTATAAAATGGCTACCTACAAAATAGATAGTATGGTTTCGCCAATTTATAACGAGATAAAAAGATTGACCACAAAATCTCCATTTCAGAAAAATAAACGTTTCGATTTAGGGAGTTTAAAGTTAGAAAGGCTGCGTTTAGATACAGAATTAAAAAATAACGGATATTATAATTTTAATCCAGATTTTTTACTCTTTGAAGCAGATACCAATCAATATAAAAGCAATAGTAAAAAATTCGATTTGTTTTTAAAGTTGAAAGCAAAAGTTCCAAAAAAATCTACTGTTCCGTATCAAATCACTAACATCAATGTTTTTCCTAATTATAATTTAAATGATTCTACAGCTGTAAAAAGCATACGTTTCCAGGGGAAAAACTATCACCAAGACTCTGTTTATTTTAAACCAAAATATTTAGATGAATTTATCACTTTAAAAGAAGGAGAACGTTTTAACCCATCAACCTCTAAAAATACTGCTAGAAGACTTTCTTCTATTGGTGTCTATAAGTTTGTAAACATTCAATATAAAGAATTAAAAGACTCTATAACAGACACAATTGGTAGTTTAGAGGCCAATATTTTTTTATCACCATTAACAAAACGCGCCATACGTGCAGAACTGCAAGCCGTTACAAAATCTAATAATTTTGCGGGGCCAGAATTGTCTTTAACCTATAGCAATAGAAACTTATTTAAAGGAGGTGAAACATTAAACATTAGTACAAATATTGGGTACGAAACACAAATTACTAGTGGTACTTCTGGTTTAAGTAGTTTAGAATTAGGCCTAAAAAGTGAACTTATTTTCCCGAGAGTTATTACTCCATTTAATATTAATAAAGATTATTTTGACTACTCTACTCCCAAAACTAAAACCAGTCTAAGCGCAACCTATTTAAATAGAAGTCAACTGTATACACTTTTATCTGGTACTGGTATTTTTGGGTACACATGGAATGCAAATAAATATATTACGTATGAATTTAATCCTATTTCTATAAATTATACACGCTTATCGAATACTACAGACGAATTTCAAGAAATTTTAGATAATAATTCATTTTTACAAAGTAGTTTTGATCAGCAATTTATAAGCGGACTTACTTTTTCATTTATTTATAATGAAATGTTAAACGCATCAAAAAAACATCAATTTTTCTTACAGACTACACTAGATGTTGCTGGTAATTCTATTAGTCTATTTGATAAAAAAACAGCTGAAACAAATACTTTTTTAGGCTTGGAATACGCACAATATGCAAAAGCAGATATTGATTTAAGGTATCATTATAATTTTGGTTCTAAAAAAGAGCAAACAATTGCCACACGATTCTTTGCTGGATATGGCTATGCTTACGGAAATTCTGATGTAATACCATTTGTAAAACAATATTATGCAGGTGGACCTTATAGTGTAAGAGCTTTTAATATTAGATCTTTAGGACCTGGAACTTATAATGATGAAACTTCAGAAAGTACAAGCTCTTTCTTTGATAAAACAGGAAATGTTCGTTTAGAAGCAAATTTAGAATATCGTTTTCCTATTTACTCTATTTTAAAAGGAGCGGTGTTTGCAGATGCAGGTAATGTTTGGAATACCGTTTCAAATTCAGATTTTAATGATACGGATGGTAATGTTAGAGATAAGTTTACGTCAAACTTTATAAATGAATTAGGTATGGGAGCAGGTTTTGGTTTGCGAGTAGATGTACAGGGGTTTGTAATCCGTTTTGATTTGGCAGCGCCTTTTCATGACCCTTCCTTAGAAGAAGGAAAACGTTGGGATTTTAGAGCAGACGAACCTGTATTTAACTTTGCTATTGGTTATTCTTTTTAA
- a CDS encoding NTP transferase domain-containing protein translates to MKNIAVLVLAAGKSSRMNSIKQLEKVNNKTLLEHTLEKIQHIYASTIFCILGANADKIKSEVSTRNVQFIENTNFEDGLSSSIVSGIQYFKQNNFNFEGIFILLADQPAIDVAYIEDMLHLFEQHKDKIIASNYGEKLGVPAIFPKKYFSDIFLIKGDKGANEFINKKKNEIICSTIPTNFLDIDTREDLQRYKNSILK, encoded by the coding sequence ATGAAAAACATTGCTGTTTTAGTTTTGGCTGCAGGCAAATCATCTAGAATGAATAGCATAAAACAGTTAGAAAAAGTAAATAATAAAACACTTTTAGAACATACTTTAGAGAAAATACAACATATTTATGCTTCCACTATATTTTGTATTTTAGGCGCAAATGCTGATAAAATTAAATCAGAAGTAAGCACTAGAAACGTTCAATTTATTGAAAATACTAATTTCGAAGATGGATTAAGCTCTAGCATCGTTTCTGGCATTCAGTACTTTAAACAAAATAATTTCAATTTTGAAGGCATTTTTATCTTATTAGCAGATCAACCAGCTATTGATGTTGCTTATATTGAAGATATGCTTCATTTATTTGAACAACATAAAGATAAAATTATAGCATCTAACTATGGTGAAAAATTAGGTGTTCCTGCAATTTTTCCTAAAAAATATTTTTCTGATATATTTCTTATAAAAGGAGACAAAGGCGCAAACGAATTCATCAACAAAAAGAAAAACGAAATTATTTGTTCTACAATACCAACAAACTTCTTAGACATAGATACCAGAGAAGATTTGCAACGATATAAAAACTCAATTTTAAAATAG